The bacterium nucleotide sequence TCTTCTCTTGGGCAAATCCGCAATCGTCATATCTGCCTCTCCCTTCAAAACAGGTGGAATGAGGGTAAGGGCTTTAATCGCGGAAGAACCGAGGTCTGCATCTAATAAAAGCAGAATCTCCCCTCTGCTGAGTAGAAATCCCGCTCTCAATGCCCATCCTTTCCCCCTATTCCTACTCAACCTAAAAACTTTCGCTCCCGCTTTTCTTGCTTCCATAGCGGTTTCATCTTCCGAGCCATCGTCAACTACAATGAGCTCCTTAGCAAAAGGCAAGACGCTCCTTACCGTTTCCCTTATCCTATCAGCCTCGTTGTAGGCGGGGATAATTATAGAAACTCTTTCCTTACCCAAATCCTTCAAAGTGGTGGAAGTAAGGCATCTGCCCCTTTACCCATCCCATAGTTGCCTTCTTTTCCCGAAAGCAGAAGCACTATCGCTAGCTCCCCAATTTCATAATCAACGCAATCAACAGTGGAAATACCCAAGTCTCTGTAAGAAGGGATAGCGGAGAAGGAAGTTGTGAACTCCTCACCTCCTATCACCTTCAAGCCAGATGTCATAAGTTTAGTAATAAGAGGAACATCTACCCCCTTCACCCTTTTCTTATCAGCTTGCTTATCAGAGATTACAAGAAGCTTTGAGGCTGTTCCTTGCCAATCCTTGATATTTATCAAGTTTTCCTTTTCAAGCGCCTTCAATCCACTTCTGTTCCCTATGGCAAGATTATTTGCGAAATTAGCAAAAATCCCGTCCTTATCCTCCCTCCCTTCAATTTGAGAGGGGTTCAAATAAACCGTAAAGGAAATCCTTCCACCAGCCATCTCTATGGATTCCCCCAATTCGGAAACCGTCTTATCTTCAACTTTACCTATACAGATTATCCCAACAGATTGTCCCACGCACTTGCCTTTTACAAGCGAAGGCAAGAGAAGCTGGGCAAATTTCCTGTAATTTTCTATAATCGCCTGTATCTGCTTTGTTGCTTCCCTTTCCTTCCTCACTTCCTCTCTCACCTTCGCGAACTCTTTTTGTAGGTTTTGAGATATGCTCCTGATATCAGCCCGCATTACGAAGGCTGAGCCGATGAGAATCCCAATTGCTAAAGCGAAGAACACGGCAACAAGGCTCAAGAGATGATATCTTAGGCTTATCATTTCTCCAACTCCTTTAAGAAGTCTCTCAAAAAATCAAGCGCTCTTTGAGATAAAGCCTCAAATCTCTTTTTCTTATCCCTTATCCTTCTTTCAAGAGGTGGCAGAAGACCAAAATTCGCGTTCATAGGCTGGAAATTATCGGGCTTGGCAAAGCTCACATAGTGGGAGAGGGCACCAAGCATGGTCTCTCTTGGGAAAATCACGGGCGGAAGACCAAAGAGCAAGCGGGAGGCGTTTATACCGGCTATTAAACCCGAGGCGGCAGATTCTACATAACCCTCAACACCTGTTATCTGCCCAGCGAAGAAAAGGTAAGGTTTGCCTTTAAATTGGAAAGTTGGTTCAAGGAAAAGAGGTGAGTTAATGTAGGTATTGCGATGGATTTTACCATAGCGAGCGAATTCCGCGTTTTCCAATCCAGGAA carries:
- a CDS encoding glycosyltransferase family 2 protein — encoded protein: MGKERVSIIIPAYNEADRIRETVRSVLPFAKELIVVDDGSEDETAMEARKAGAKVFRLSRNRGKGWALRAGFLLSRGEILLLLDADLGSSAIKALTLIPPVLKGEADMTIADLPKRRGGLGLVLALSRFGVRLFTGRDLNSPISGQRAMRREILEGFPWEGRFGFETALTIYALRKGYRVKEIPLNITHRRTGWSWRGFIHRGKQFIHILFALFKILIKR
- a CDS encoding copper transporter, whose translation is MISLRYHLLSLVAVFFALAIGILIGSAFVMRADIRSISQNLQKEFAKVREEVRKEREATKQIQAIIENYRKFAQLLLPSLVKGKCVGQSVGIICIGKVEDKTVSELGESIEMAGGRISFTVYLNPSQIEGREDKDGIFANFANNLAIGNRSGLKALEKENLINIKDWQGTASKLLVISDKQADKKRVKGVDVPLITKLMTSGLKVIGGEEFTTSFSAIPSYRDLGISTVDCVDYEIGELAIVLLLSGKEGNYGMGKGADALLPPL